The sequence below is a genomic window from Canis aureus isolate CA01 chromosome 26, VMU_Caureus_v.1.0, whole genome shotgun sequence.
gcggggtgggggcgggggccagCCCGCGCTCTGGGCCCCGCAGACGGCGGCACCCACGGTCCCTGCCACCCCGTCCCCTGCTGCGCCCGCCCCAACCTGTGCCCCCGAGGGCGGCCCCCGGGCTCGGCCCTCCCGCTGGCCACTGAGGGGGACCACGGGGCACCCTGCCTCGGCCACGGGGGCCCCTGGCGGCGGAGGGAGATAGTGCAGGGAAGGGGGCCCGACGAGGATCCGAGGGAGTTTTCTGGGGCGTTTGGAAAATGAAGGTGCAGACACAGCTGTGGGGTGAGAGGGGTCGGGAGGAGGAAGGCTTTGAAATGTTGCTGCGAACAGCTTCGCTCTGCAGCGGCGAGAATGAGAGTTTGCTGACCTGCATCTGGGGGCTGGAGAGGGCCCCGCGGCATCTGCTGTCAGAGCGTCACGAGACAGGCTCTGTCTGCCGTGGGACCCGAGGCTGTGGTCAGAATCCTGCGGAAGCAGTTCCAACGTGGGGGGAGAGAACCTGCCgccaggggagggagggctctagtgctggaaaggaaggaaggcttcccggaggaggtgGCTTCTGGCCCACCCAAGTTAGTGTCTCCCCTAAGCTGTGCTGCTCTTGTCCCCTTCCTGCACGGACTCTGAGCACCTGGGCTGGGAGCAGTGTctgccccctccgtggagcctgcaGGGACTGACCGTTGGACTGTGCTCACGCCCTCCCACCCAAGGGGCCTCCCCTCCTTGGGTccatcccttcctctcccccccgTTGAACTCTGCTCCAGTCCTCACGCCTCCTGGCGGCTCCCCAGGTGGAAGATCATGGCCAAGACAGATGAGAACCCAGTTcctggggggtgggcaggctgcacggggtgggggggccctccTAGCACCAGGTCACCTGCCTGAACAGGGGTGCGTGGGGGTGCACTGCTGGGAGGGGCGCCGGCCCCGGATCCGAATCAAACCTTGTATGACAGGCCAGGtggcccttcctccccacctgctcctcatgcCCTGCTGGGTGGTCCCGTGTCTCCCTGAAGTACAGGAGTGCAGCCCGCCCCCCAAGGAATCCTCAGGAATcagcaccaataaaaaaatacactttactGTGACCTCGAAGTCTGCAGGGCAGCGCAGCGGGCACGCGGGGAGCGGAGCATGCAGAGCGCCGACGGGGTGCACAGGACGTGGCGAACGAACGGCCCCTCCACTGGGCACGCCCCGGGGACCCCGGTCTCCTCGGGCTGCCCTGCAGAAGCCTCGGGACCCTCGGGACATGGCCagtccccctcccacccctcagccCAAGGAAGCTGGTCGAGCAGGTAGGGCGGGAGGGGCAGCCTCTGGACAAGCAGGCGTCCGGGACTCCGGCCGCTCTCGGAGCCGCCAGTCAGGGCTCAGCACCCCGagcccgggggcggggtgggcagaAGCAGCTGGCGCAGCTCAGCCGGAAGCAGCAGCGCGAGGAAGGAGGGCGTGGGAGCCCACACCTGCCAATCCAGCCCTGAGCTCCTCAGCAATTTTGTCTCTCTTGATTAAACAGCCAAGGAACATGGAGTTCACGGACgtgttttcttcttcatcttcctgaAACACCCAGAATGGAAGAGCAGAGAACGGCCGCGAGGTTCCCGGGGGGCACTCGACACTTTGGGGGCAGAGGGGGTCGGAGGCGGAGGGATGAAGTTGCTGGTGCCTGGGCTTGAGCAGGGGACACACAGCAGCGGAGCCAACGGCCCAGGCTTGTTTGGGGGGGGACAGTGTGCAGGTGTGCGCACGTGCGGGGGCAGACGCTGCGTCACTTGCTTCGGGAAGGACACCAAGCGGTAACTGTGCAAACGGTGGACACTGGCCGCCAGACCGTCTGTGGAGGGTGGGCAGCAGGGCGGGGATTGCTCCCCCTGGGGGGCAGCTAGCgtctgggggcaggggaggcgtCCACATTCCCATTCAGGCACAAGGGCCACCCTGGCCAGCCCGCCAAGCTGCCTCCACCGCAGGCAGATGGTCTAAGAGATGCTGCGCGGCATTTAGGGTGCGCTGCAGACAAGGTGTGGCCCCCTGGGGTGGCCGATGGCCAGGGGCCCGACCAGGAGACCAGAGCTGGGGGCGTGGCAGTGGGAGGGCCCCCCCGGCGGCCCCCCTGGCCGTGAAGGGCCGCTCACTTCCAGCAGCGCTCCAGGGAGCCGTGGGGCTGGATCTTGAGCTTCTGGGGGCAGAGCAGCTTGGTGAAGGCTCGTCGGAAACTGTAGTGGCAGAGGGGGTAGAGGACCGGGTTGACGGCCGAGTTGGCCCACAGCAGCCAGAAGGACGTCTCGTACCAGTAGTCAGGGACGCAGTGGCCGTGGCAGGCGGCCCGAATGATCATCAGGAGCGTGTACGGGGCCCAGCAGAGCCCGAAGATGCTCACGATGACGGCCAGCGACTTGGCCACCTTCTTGTCCCGCGACAGCCGGAAGCGCTGGGTGATGCTCTGGGACACCATCTTCATGCGCTTCTCCAGCGACGCGGAGGACGCCGACGGCTTGGAGCCCCGCTTGAGCGAGCGCGGCCGCTCTGCGCCCCGGGAGGAGCTGCCAGAGCTGGAGGTGGGTGAGGCCGCGGCGCCCCCGCCGCTGCCGCCCCCCAGGGCCGCCTCCCCGGCCTCGGCGCCGGGGGCTGCCTCGCCCACCCCGACCCCGTACCTGTGCAGCGGCACGGCCTCCCCTCGCCCCTTGTGCCAACAGCCCCAGCAGCCGGGCGCGGCCGGCGGCGGGGAGGGCTGGGCCTCGGGCGCGGGCTCGGGGTCACGCGCCCCGTCCAGCCGGACGCGGGTGCGCCTCTGGATGTTCAGGTAGATGCTCAGGTTGAAGAACGTGACGCTGAGGAAGGGCGTGAAGAACTCCAGCGTGGAGGCCGTGATGAGGAAGTACCAGTTGTAGAAGAACTCGGCGTAGCAGTGGCCCTCGGGGATGGAGCTGCCGCCGGACAGGTGCTCCCAGCTCAGGATGGCCGGGCCGTACAGCAGGAAGGCCAGCACCCACACCAGCACCATCTTCTGCACCGCCCGCCGGGTGTCGCCCTGCTGGGCCCGGTAGGACACCTGCCATGGGACAGGCTGGGTCAGGAGGGAAGGGCACCAGGCTCTGCCGCAGCCACGGGGGCTGGGAGCGCCCCCCCTCCCCACGTCTCCCCCCCAGCAGCCTCTGGGCCTCTGTGCAgggcctgcctctcctgcccacACGGATCCTGGGCTGGCCGATGCCCAGCACGCTCTCCTGCAGCCGGAGAGCCTCCCTCAGATCAACCCCAAACGCGACCCTtgggccaggctgcctgggtacGCCCCCAGCAGCTGTGAGCTCCCGAGAGTGTCTTGCCATTGTCCCCTGTGCCCTGAGTGCCCACCGggggccaggctctgtgctgaccTCCTTTTGGATGTCTCAGCATCTCTGTTACTGTCCTCACTTTCCTGGTGGCTCAGGGAGGGAGGCGGAGACTGCAGGTGGATTGGCTCAAGGGGACAGAGCTGGGACGTGACCCCCACCCCACGCTCTGCCCTCTGTCCCATGGCCTCTCTAGACTAGGACACATGTGGCCCCCAGCAGAGGGCGCTCAGAGTGACCGTTAGAGCCACCAAGGAGGAGATGAGAGGGCAAAGGGGAGACCAGTGCTCCCATGGCTGCTGCCCTCGTGCCCCCATGGCTCTGACGTGGGAGGGCCGGGCAGTCCAGCGTCCCTAACTCAGGGTCACCACTCACACCAAGGGAAGCTTATGGGGCCAGAAGCTGATGCCTGACTTCCTGGTGTACCctcgtgcacacacgcacatgcacacgtgtgtgtgtgggggtgccaCCAAAGGGCTCTGGCCCAGATCCTCCCTCAGCTCTCAGAGCTTTGGACCTGCTCCAGAGTAGAGGCTGAATCGTCCCCCTTCCTTCGGGAACAGCCGATGCCAGGTCCAGACAGCCCTCCTGCCTGTCCCCGGCTACTGAGTGGGCAGCTGGCCATAGAGGACCCAGTACATCAGGTGTGAGGCCAGCAAGCTCACCTGGCACCGCCCACAGCTAGGATATGGCCATCCTCTGTTGTGGCCACTCCCTGACCCCCCT
It includes:
- the HRH3 gene encoding histamine H3 receptor isoform X2; amino-acid sequence: MERAPPDGPLNASGALAGEAAAAGGARGFSAAWTAVLAALMALLIVATVLGNALVMLAFVADSSLRTQNNFFLLNLAISDFLVGAFCIPLYVPYVLTGRWPFSRGLCKLWLVVDYLLCTSSVFNIVLISYDRFLSVTRAVSYRAQQGDTRRAVQKMVLVWVLAFLLYGPAILSWEHLSGGSSIPEGHCYAEFFYNWYFLITASTLEFFTPFLSVTFFNLSIYLNIQRRTRVRLDGARDPEPAPEAQPSPPPAAPGCWGCWHKGRGEAVPLHSSGSSSRGAERPRSLKRGSKPSASSASLEKRMKMVSQSITQRFRLSRDKKVAKSLAVIVSIFGLCWAPYTLLMIIRAACHGHCVPDYWYETSFWLLWANSAVNPVLYPLCHYSFRRAFTKLLCPQKLKIQPHGSLERCWK
- the HRH3 gene encoding histamine H3 receptor isoform X1, with the protein product MERAPPDGPLNASGALAGEAAAAGGARGFSAAWTAVLAALMALLIVATVLGNALVMLAFVADSSLRTQNNFFLLNLAISDFLVGAFCIPLYVPYVLTGRWPFSRGLCKLWLVVDYLLCTSSVFNIVLISYDRFLSVTRAVSYRAQQGDTRRAVQKMVLVWVLAFLLYGPAILSWEHLSGGSSIPEGHCYAEFFYNWYFLITASTLEFFTPFLSVTFFNLSIYLNIQRRTRVRLDGARDPEPAPEAQPSPPPAAPGCWGCWHKGRGEAVPLHRYGVGVGEAAPGAEAGEAALGGGSGGGAAASPTSSSGSSSRGAERPRSLKRGSKPSASSASLEKRMKMVSQSITQRFRLSRDKKVAKSLAVIVSIFGLCWAPYTLLMIIRAACHGHCVPDYWYETSFWLLWANSAVNPVLYPLCHYSFRRAFTKLLCPQKLKIQPHGSLERCWK